CAATTTAGGACATAAAACAGCTAAATTACTTATTTACAAACTTAAGAAAAACGATTTGtctcttcttttcattttaaaaagtgtgtgtgtgtgtgtttttggcattaaataatgaaaaagtaaaagagaattttttttgttggtaaaATTATCGTTGGTGCTTCAATGAAGAAGTATAATCTCATAAGGTGGATGTaaatttctttattatggcGTAGAGATCTAAATTCCAAAACACTACAATGTTTACCTCAATAATTTGGGAAATTGTAAAACTAAAAACCCAGTTTATTATTGAAGGGTACCACCAAATAATGAATGCTAGAGTGTATGCAGGTGAATGACACCGGgtgggaaattaaaaaaaaaaaacaatcattGAATGGAGTACACTAGAATATGTAACTGATAAAATTAGTAACAAATAAAATCATTGAGTAAACTATCCAGAGCAATCagtaaaagaattaaaaaaaaaaaaacttttaaggaTAAGTGacaacacaattttttttccatgtatAATTAGGTTAGTTTCTCTACTATTGGAGTTTGTTAATGGTTTTATTTGTAAAGTACATATGTTTTGATTTTAATATCATTGTTATTGCCTTccaattataaattttatgtctCTGTTGAAGCAAACTAAAAAAGAGTTATAGaattaatatatgtatgaagTTTTTATATCACTTTTATCTTGagtaattttataaaaagaaaattgttaattaaatttACTGATTTCTTTTTATTACCGCGTGAAGCGCGACCAAATTTACTAGTTAATAAATGCGTCTGGCAGTGTAGTATCATGTTGAGGCAGTCATCCAAATGATCTAGCTCACTCTGGATGTCCTAAATAAAGAACCAACACGATCAGAAACTTGCAGCAAAGTAGTACTTCACCGTCCACAAACATATCTTTTGGTATGACTGAATAAAGACACTGTAAATTCTATAGTAATCGAAATATACCAAGATCACTTGTTACCATAATCTTTTATATATTACCCACAACTTAAAAGTACCCTCATTTTGATGAGTATAAGTAAGATGACCACACAACATTCCTCTCAATACCGAAACGCCAAATTCGACATGCGACATGTTGAAGGTCATGAAACACATTTGCTCTGATAATGATATCTCTGTATACACATCATTTGAAATACTAAACGAAATCACCAAATAATTTAGCGACTAACCAAGCCAACGAAATGCTACATGTAAAAATGCCAAAGAATCCATACCAGACAACTAAGGACAAAGGCCAGTAGATTGTCTATCAATTTTCTCCAGGAACCACTTTTCAGAGCGAGAATTTACTGCATACTTCGTGATGAATCTTAAAGGTCTTATAGTCATCACTGGTTGAGTCATATACCAATCTCCAAGTACAAAGTCCCTACCTCCTCTGACAGTTTTGGAAGAGGGAGTACTATTGATTCTCTTATAAAGTGGTTTCATAGAAACTTGGAAGAATTTATGTCTCAATTTCATAGAGAAATTTTAACTATTTTGATCCTTATATTTTGAACCTTGCCACATCAAAGTGGAACGGAAGGAATATCTTTTATCACATGTGAGATTTGTAGCGAGGAAATGGTTGAACATAACGCTTTACAATTTGAATGGAAGAAGATGATCCTGTAAATTTTTTTGTGTGCTATATTTAGACCTCTTATGTGTAACAAAAAAATCTAGTAGAAAATTTTAGAAACTTAAAACAAATTTGTGAAGGACTACAAAATTAATTAACCCGAATCTATATAGATAATCTTAGGTAGGAGTTCGAAAGTGTGAGTAGTGTGATGATAGTGGAGATCCTGTAGGCATCAAGTTTTTTACAAGAAGACAAAAGGTTGAGAAATCAATCACCTTCAAACTCTTTcctcttttcaaaaaaattgtttcatgATTTTATATTCTACAGAAAAAATAGCAACGAGTTATTTAATTGTACCAAAGACCATATAACAATTGAGATAACATTTTATCACCACACATGTCACTTGATCAATGGCCATCACACTGACTCCGACGCCAAAACAATAGAGGAGAAAACCAATTTTGTAGTCTATTACAAATATACGTTGAGTTTGTTCTAATCGCAGTGATGGAGGTAGTTTCATCTTGGTAATTTCACGAATCATTTAACTATTGCTCAATAACACTATATCTGGTAATTTTGTTCGCCAAAACTGAGATAGAGGAGAAAAACCCGTCTACTTTTTTTTCGTATTGAGGTTTGATTCTAAGACCACATAGTATTTAACTAACTTCATTGACCAGTTGACCGCATCCTTGAGTACTTTGagttatatgattttttttttttatagcaaagACACAGCTTAATAGTCATACAAAAAAGTCGCACTGCTTCATGAGCAAAATTAGCCACATCTAATCAGATGTTTAACCCTTGGTATTAACCGGAATTGATGAAAACAAAAAGATAAGATGAGAAACTCCACAAAGCACATCACAAAACTTAACTCTAACTACTTTTAAGGATGAAGATTCATCATCATTGAAAACATTGATGCGGCAAACTATGGCCATCCAAAGCAACCAACGATGTCAAATCCAGATCCATGACCTCTAAATGCTCCCCTTAAATGTTGCTTGGGTACATGAAGACCCTAACCTTAGCTCCCATGGACTTAGGAGGCAAATTGGAGGTGAACTTAGCTCTAACAACACCGCTGTTACCATGGGGCCTACAAACTTTACCCCAAATGCAACGATAGTGTGAGTTATTCTTCTTTGTCTTAGCCTTGTAAATGTACCCCAATCGCTTCCCAAGGTACCAGTCCACTTCTTCCTTAGTGTTCACTCCTTCGATCTGAACCAACGATGTGTTTGGGTACTGGTTCGACTTCGACCTTTTGTATCCAAGAACAGTTCCCCTAACGTAGAGTCTGACGCGTTCTCCTTGGCGTCC
This sequence is a window from Lycium ferocissimum isolate CSIRO_LF1 unplaced genomic scaffold, AGI_CSIRO_Lferr_CH_V1 ctg2187, whole genome shotgun sequence. Protein-coding genes within it:
- the LOC132043191 gene encoding large ribosomal subunit protein eL33y-like, coding for MVKGRQGERVRLYVRGTVLGYKRSKSNQYPNTSLVQIEGVNTKEEVDWYLGKRLGYIYKAKTKKNNSHYRCIWGKVCRPHGNSGVVRAKFTSNLPPKSMGAKVRVFMYPSNI